One segment of Solanum stenotomum isolate F172 chromosome 1, ASM1918654v1, whole genome shotgun sequence DNA contains the following:
- the LOC125876517 gene encoding uncharacterized protein LOC125876517 isoform X3: MKKTTRSSIDCAVVDVWKRAVGELSTRNFAHRLGASEDLVLRLDVFRKLEKHRGCVNTVSFNADGDIVISGSDDRRIILWDWETGKIALSFHSGHHNNVFQAKIMPYTDDRSIVTCAADGQVRQAQILEHGKVETKLLAKHQGRAHKLAIEPASPHIVYTCGEDGLVQHIDLRTDTATELFTCQPLRMRRYMSVLHLNAITIDPRKPYLFAVAGSDEFARIFDIRKYNWDGSTDFGQPVDYFCPPHLVGDENVGITGLAFSDQSELLVSYNEELIYLFTKDMGLGPDPSPTSPLYNESDESEMGQEPESDASAVVMESGANIGPQVYKGHTNSETVKGVNFFGPKCEYVVSGSDCGRIFIWKKRGGDLVRVMEADKHVVNCIESHPHTAMLASSGIENDIKIWTPKATERAILPTNIQKRPKARGWMHHMASPEDLMLQLLSQQRQRTNLGSIEENSEVGATHFDI; this comes from the exons ATGAAGAAAACAACCAGAAGTAGCATCGATTGTGCAGTTGTTGATGTTTGGAAACGGGCAGTCGGTGAACTCTCTACCAGAAATTTCGCCCACCGTCTCGGTGCCTCTGAG GATCTTGTGCTCCGGCTTGATGTCTTCCGGAAGCTGGAGAAGCACCGGGGCTGTGTGAATACGGTTAGCTTCAATGCTGATGGTGATATAGTCATATCAGGTTCTGATGACCGAAGGATCATACTCTGGGACTGGGAAACTGGGAAAATTGCACTTTCATTCCATTCAGGTCATCATAACAATGTCTTTCAAGCAAAAATCATGCCATACACTGATGATCGAAGCATTGTTACCTGTGCGGCCGATGGACAG GTGAGACAAGCACAGATTCTAGAACATGGGAAGGTGGAAACAAAGTTGCTGGCCAAACATCAAGGGCGAGCTCACAAATTGGCAATTGAACCAGCAAGCCCCCATATTGTTTACACTTGTGGAGAAGATGGATTAGTTCAACAT ATAGATTTGAGAACAGACACTGCTACAGAGCTTTTTACTTGCCAACCCCTGCGGATGAGGAGATATATGTCTGTACTTCATCTAAATGCAATTACGATAGATCCAAGAAAACCCTATTTGTTTGCTGTTGCTGGATCAGATGAATTTGCTAGAATTTTCGACATTCGCAAATATAATTGGGATGGATCCACTGATTTTGGCCAGCCAGTTGACTATTTCTGTCCCCCACATCTAGTTGGTGATGAGAATGTGGGGATAACAGGCTTGGCTTTCTCTGACCAGAGTGAGCTTCTTGTTTCATATAATGAAGAGCTCATTTATCTTTTCACAAAGGACATGGGGCTGGGACCTGATCCATCCCCTACATCGCCATTGTACAATGAAAGTGATGAGAGCGAAATGGGCCAAGAACCCGAATCTGATGCATCTGCAGTTGTCATGGAGTCTGGAGCAAACATTGGTCCACAAGTCTACAAGGGGCACACAAACTCTGAAACAGTTAAGGGCGTGAACTTTTTTGGGCCCAAGTGTGAATATGTTGTGAGTGGATCAGATTGTGGTAGAATTTTTATATGGAAGAAAAGGGGCGGAGATCTTGTTCGTGTTATGGAAGCAGATAAGCATGTAGTGAACTGCATTGAGTCCCATCCTCATACCGCTATGCTTGCCAGCAGTGGAATTGAGAATGACATAAAAATATGGACTCCAAAAGCCACTGAAAGAGCTATTTTACCTACAAATATTCAAAAG AGACCTAAAGCAAGGGGCTGGATGCATCACATGGCTTCTCCAGAGGACCTAATGTTGCAATTACTTTCCCAGCAAAGACAAAGAACAAACCTGGGGAGCATTGAAGAAAATTCAGAGGTTGGTGCAACTCATTTTGACATTTAA
- the LOC125876517 gene encoding uncharacterized protein LOC125876517 isoform X2 — MKKTTRSSIDCAVVDVWKRAVGELSTRNFAHRLGASEDLVLRLDVFRKLEKHRGCVNTVSFNADGDIVISGSDDRRIILWDWETGKIALSFHSGHHNNVFQAKIMPYTDDRSIVTCAADGQVRQAQILEHGKVETKLLAKHQGRAHKLAIEPASPHIVYTCGEDGLVQHIDLRTDTATELFTCQPLRMRRYMSVLHLNAITIDPRKPYLFAVAGSDEFARIFDIRKYNWDGSTDFGQPVDYFCPPHLVGDENVGITGLAFSDQSELLVSYNEELIYLFTKDMGLGPDPSPTSPLYNESDESEMGQEPESDASAVVMESGANIGPQVYKGHTNSETVKGVNFFGPKCEYVVSGSDCGRIFIWKKRGGDLVRVMEADKHVVNCIESHPHTAMLASSGIENDIKIWTPKATERAILPTNIQKIMASTSLVPEVTMSMVVVVTMRMKMMVIWMKMMKISPMVWMIMMMTMTTIVMMMMMTTTMMMVLIF; from the exons ATGAAGAAAACAACCAGAAGTAGCATCGATTGTGCAGTTGTTGATGTTTGGAAACGGGCAGTCGGTGAACTCTCTACCAGAAATTTCGCCCACCGTCTCGGTGCCTCTGAG GATCTTGTGCTCCGGCTTGATGTCTTCCGGAAGCTGGAGAAGCACCGGGGCTGTGTGAATACGGTTAGCTTCAATGCTGATGGTGATATAGTCATATCAGGTTCTGATGACCGAAGGATCATACTCTGGGACTGGGAAACTGGGAAAATTGCACTTTCATTCCATTCAGGTCATCATAACAATGTCTTTCAAGCAAAAATCATGCCATACACTGATGATCGAAGCATTGTTACCTGTGCGGCCGATGGACAG GTGAGACAAGCACAGATTCTAGAACATGGGAAGGTGGAAACAAAGTTGCTGGCCAAACATCAAGGGCGAGCTCACAAATTGGCAATTGAACCAGCAAGCCCCCATATTGTTTACACTTGTGGAGAAGATGGATTAGTTCAACAT ATAGATTTGAGAACAGACACTGCTACAGAGCTTTTTACTTGCCAACCCCTGCGGATGAGGAGATATATGTCTGTACTTCATCTAAATGCAATTACGATAGATCCAAGAAAACCCTATTTGTTTGCTGTTGCTGGATCAGATGAATTTGCTAGAATTTTCGACATTCGCAAATATAATTGGGATGGATCCACTGATTTTGGCCAGCCAGTTGACTATTTCTGTCCCCCACATCTAGTTGGTGATGAGAATGTGGGGATAACAGGCTTGGCTTTCTCTGACCAGAGTGAGCTTCTTGTTTCATATAATGAAGAGCTCATTTATCTTTTCACAAAGGACATGGGGCTGGGACCTGATCCATCCCCTACATCGCCATTGTACAATGAAAGTGATGAGAGCGAAATGGGCCAAGAACCCGAATCTGATGCATCTGCAGTTGTCATGGAGTCTGGAGCAAACATTGGTCCACAAGTCTACAAGGGGCACACAAACTCTGAAACAGTTAAGGGCGTGAACTTTTTTGGGCCCAAGTGTGAATATGTTGTGAGTGGATCAGATTGTGGTAGAATTTTTATATGGAAGAAAAGGGGCGGAGATCTTGTTCGTGTTATGGAAGCAGATAAGCATGTAGTGAACTGCATTGAGTCCCATCCTCATACCGCTATGCTTGCCAGCAGTGGAATTGAGAATGACATAAAAATATGGACTCCAAAAGCCACTGAAAGAGCTATTTTACCTACAAATATTCAAAAG ATAATGGCATCTACTTCTTTGGTACCGGAAGTGACGATGAGTATGGTGGTAGTAGTGACAATGAGGATGAAGATGATGGTGATATggatgaagatgatgaagatttCTCCGATGGTATggatgataatgatgatgacGATGACGACGAtagtgatgatgatgatgatgacgacAACGATGATGatggttttgattttttag
- the LOC125876517 gene encoding uncharacterized protein LOC125876517 isoform X1: MKKTTRSSIDCAVVDVWKRAVGELSTRNFAHRLGASEDLVLRLDVFRKLEKHRGCVNTVSFNADGDIVISGSDDRRIILWDWETGKIALSFHSGHHNNVFQAKIMPYTDDRSIVTCAADGQVRQAQILEHGKVETKLLAKHQGRAHKLAIEPASPHIVYTCGEDGLVQHIDLRTDTATELFTCQPLRMRRYMSVLHLNAITIDPRKPYLFAVAGSDEFARIFDIRKYNWDGSTDFGQPVDYFCPPHLVGDENVGITGLAFSDQSELLVSYNEELIYLFTKDMGLGPDPSPTSPLYNESDESEMGQEPESDASAVVMESGANIGPQVYKGHTNSETVKGVNFFGPKCEYVVSGSDCGRIFIWKKRGGDLVRVMEADKHVVNCIESHPHTAMLASSGIENDIKIWTPKATERAILPTNIQKGSTPHQFHLFNYGGAEDNGIYFFGTGSDDEYGGSSDNEDEDDGDMDEDDEDFSDGMDDNDDDDDDDSDDDDDDDNDDDGFDFLDTHEDGNGVEFFETVGDPDFDDSSDNDQDAPSDSCCDDDDSNENDIDE, from the exons ATGAAGAAAACAACCAGAAGTAGCATCGATTGTGCAGTTGTTGATGTTTGGAAACGGGCAGTCGGTGAACTCTCTACCAGAAATTTCGCCCACCGTCTCGGTGCCTCTGAG GATCTTGTGCTCCGGCTTGATGTCTTCCGGAAGCTGGAGAAGCACCGGGGCTGTGTGAATACGGTTAGCTTCAATGCTGATGGTGATATAGTCATATCAGGTTCTGATGACCGAAGGATCATACTCTGGGACTGGGAAACTGGGAAAATTGCACTTTCATTCCATTCAGGTCATCATAACAATGTCTTTCAAGCAAAAATCATGCCATACACTGATGATCGAAGCATTGTTACCTGTGCGGCCGATGGACAG GTGAGACAAGCACAGATTCTAGAACATGGGAAGGTGGAAACAAAGTTGCTGGCCAAACATCAAGGGCGAGCTCACAAATTGGCAATTGAACCAGCAAGCCCCCATATTGTTTACACTTGTGGAGAAGATGGATTAGTTCAACAT ATAGATTTGAGAACAGACACTGCTACAGAGCTTTTTACTTGCCAACCCCTGCGGATGAGGAGATATATGTCTGTACTTCATCTAAATGCAATTACGATAGATCCAAGAAAACCCTATTTGTTTGCTGTTGCTGGATCAGATGAATTTGCTAGAATTTTCGACATTCGCAAATATAATTGGGATGGATCCACTGATTTTGGCCAGCCAGTTGACTATTTCTGTCCCCCACATCTAGTTGGTGATGAGAATGTGGGGATAACAGGCTTGGCTTTCTCTGACCAGAGTGAGCTTCTTGTTTCATATAATGAAGAGCTCATTTATCTTTTCACAAAGGACATGGGGCTGGGACCTGATCCATCCCCTACATCGCCATTGTACAATGAAAGTGATGAGAGCGAAATGGGCCAAGAACCCGAATCTGATGCATCTGCAGTTGTCATGGAGTCTGGAGCAAACATTGGTCCACAAGTCTACAAGGGGCACACAAACTCTGAAACAGTTAAGGGCGTGAACTTTTTTGGGCCCAAGTGTGAATATGTTGTGAGTGGATCAGATTGTGGTAGAATTTTTATATGGAAGAAAAGGGGCGGAGATCTTGTTCGTGTTATGGAAGCAGATAAGCATGTAGTGAACTGCATTGAGTCCCATCCTCATACCGCTATGCTTGCCAGCAGTGGAATTGAGAATGACATAAAAATATGGACTCCAAAAGCCACTGAAAGAGCTATTTTACCTACAAATATTCAAAAG GGTTCAACACCTCATCAATTTCATTTATTCAATTATGGCGGTGCGGAAGATAATGGCATCTACTTCTTTGGTACCGGAAGTGACGATGAGTATGGTGGTAGTAGTGACAATGAGGATGAAGATGATGGTGATATggatgaagatgatgaagatttCTCCGATGGTATggatgataatgatgatgacGATGACGACGAtagtgatgatgatgatgatgacgacAACGATGATGatggttttgattttttagaTACACACGAAGATGGAAATGGTGTTGAGTTCTTTGAAACTGTTGGGGACCCTGATTTTGATGATTCCTCAGATAATGACCAAGATGCTCCTAGTGATTCATGCTGTGATGATGATGACTCCAATGAAAATGACATTGATGAATGA
- the LOC125844153 gene encoding protein ASPARTIC PROTEASE IN GUARD CELL 2-like, with translation MENFLYVTLLLVLFSNISVSTNVNFHLSLNYTSILQARKNFMSLDTSNLSYHSPYSYSLPIYHRDVFEKSDFKDYDSLLDARLARCIERSANLFSYDQNSTSSRHFAQVNPIKTVIYPLHGEVVVPLWIGSKLRRELLLVDTGSRHVWWQCGPCEPKKCYKQRNDELYYSTESTTFEQINCVKESASCVEGRSRVHCSKEETKCFYEVRYGYHGSTITSGFMAYEIITFSNILDYARIIFGCGKNQFKGDTKFPRLFSGIAGVGGGLYTNGFETYSLPSQVGAIVFAFCIPTPTSGKSSTLTFHETPWKTGQNDKFPSFYYISNLEKIMINNREVPIDPSHWDLGPDKYGGIFVDTGAYVTSFPDDVYVKFRDIFMSQVKNMQLDPSSPTSFDTCYMAGEFVNWDNFPVVKFYFKGSVIPLVVKQQQVMILYRKKYCLGFQSSGRKRSVIGANMLQTLGLTFDLEMWKLTFSPDACE, from the exons aTGGAAAATTTCCTCTATGTGACACTATTACTTGTCCTATTCTCAAACATCTCAGTTTCAACAAATGTAAACTTTCATCTTTCTCTCAATTACACATCCATTTTGCAAGCCAGAAAAAATTTCATGTCTCTTGATACCTCCAATCTTTCTTATCATTCACCATATTCTTACAGTCTTCCCATTTACCATCGCgatgtatttgaaaaatcagaCTTCAAGGATTATGACTCATTACTCGATGCTCGTCTTGCTCGATGCATAGAGAGATCAGCGAATTTATTTTCATATGATCAAAATTCTACTAGTAGTAGACATTTTGCACAAGTTAACCCTATAAAAACAGTAATCTATCCTTTACATGGTGAAGTTGTAGTCCCCCTTTGGATTGGCTCTAAATTACGACGTGAACTTTTACTTGTTGATACTGGAAGTCGTCACGTTTGGTGGCAATGTGGTCCATGTGAACCAAAAAAATGTTACAAACAAAGGAACGATGAATTATATTATTCAACTGAATCCACTACTTTTGAACAAATTAATTGTGTCAAAGAGAGTGCAAGTTGTGTCGAGGGACGTAGTAGAGTTCATTGCtctaaagaagaaacaaaatgtTTTTATGAAGTAAGATATGGATATCATGGAAGTACAATTACTTCTGGATTTATGGCTTATGAAATCATAACATTTTCTAATATACTAGATTATGCAAGAATTATATTTGGTTGtggaaaaaatcaatttaaggGGGATACAAAATTCCCAAGATTATTTAGTGGAATTGCTGGTGTTGGTGGTGGTTTATATACAAATGGATTTGAGACATATTCATTACCATCACAAGTTGGTGCAATTGTATTTGCTTTTTGCATTCCTACTCCAACCTCAGGGAAGTCCTCTACACTTACTTTTCACGAAACTCCATGGAAAACAGGTCA GAACGACAAGTTTCCTTCATTTTACTACATATCGAACTTggaaaaaattatgattaataataGGGAAGTTCCAATTGATCCATCTCATTGGGATTTGGGCCCAGATAAATATGGTGGCATATTTGTTGATACAGGAGCCTATGTTACCTCATTTCCTGATGATGTTTATGTCAAATTTAGGGACATATTTATGTCACAAGTTAAAAATATGCAATTGGATCCAAGTTCACCAACTTCATTTGATACTTGTTATATGGCTGGTGAATTTGTTAATTGGGACAATTTTCCAGTTGTGAAGTTTTACTTTAAAGGTAGTGTAATACCTCTTGTAGTGAAACAACAACAAGTGATGATACTATAtaggaaaaaatattgtttGGGGTTTCAAAGTTCAGGTCGTAAGAGGTCTGTAATAGGTGCTAATATGTTACAAACTTTAGGATTGACATTTGATCTTGAAATGTGGAAGTTGACTTTTTCCCCAGATGCTTGTGAATGA
- the LOC125852502 gene encoding uncharacterized protein LOC125852502: MEKISSLKHLFVTVFLSNFAFYVVIPAITDITMDAICPSQDKCSLAIYLSGFQQAIMGLGSMLLMPLIGNLSDVYGRKALLRIPVTLLIFPSVIMAYRRTTNYFYAYYVIRTLTGMISDTGIQCIPIAYAADCMSEENRASAIATVAGVGSAAFLCSTFIVRFLSTEQIFLVSSISSSAAVLYMTIFLKDTTRHINKINYDALNQPILANDDDKSESDSSEGTPSPINIPSFYHIINLLKSSTTLLLATFISFLYGLGEGGIQTPFLYFLRARFQYNKDDFSILMLICYGGTTFSQLIVLPKLAHIVREETILSLALIAGFSNMLIDSIAWAAWVPYVGALFPMFLFLAKPALQSIVSKQVGPNEQGIAQGCISGVTSFANILSPFIFSPLTDLFLSERAPFDYPGFSMFCIGLAWLLAIIPSMMISWFGTSNSRHIIRDVLC, translated from the exons ATGGAAAAGATTAGCAGTTTGAAACACTTATTTGTGACAGTGTTCCTCTCAAATTTTGCTTTTTATGTGGTGATTCCAGCAATTACTGATATCACTATGGATGCAATTTGTCCTTCTCAAGACAAGTGCTCTCTTGCTATTTATCTTTCTGGTTTCCAACAAGCT ATTATGGGATTGGGATCAATGTTGCTGATGCCCCTAATTGGAAATCTATCTGATGTATATGGAAGGAAAGCTTTGCTCAGAATTCCCGTCACACTCTTGATTTTTCCTTCTG TAATAATGGCGTACAGGAGGACAACAAACTATTTTTATGCTTACTATGTGATAAGGACCTTGACTGGCATGATCAGTGATACTGGCATTCAATGCATTCCCATTGCTTATGCG GCTGATTGCATGTCAGAGGAGAATCGCGCTTCTGCTATCGCAACTGTGGCGGGTGTAGGCTCTGCTGCATTTTTATGCTCTACCTTTATTGTTCGTTTCCTCTCGACTGAACAAATATTTCTG GTATCATCAATTTCTTCATCAGCCGCGGTATTATACATGACAATATTCCTAAAGGACACAACTCGTCACATTAATAAGATCAACTACGATGCTCTGAATCAACCCATATTAGCCAACGACGATGATAAATCTGAAAGTGACTCCTCCGAGGGAACGCCCAGTCCTATAAATATTCCATCATTTTACCATATTATTAACTTGCTCAAGAGTAG tACCACACTTTTATTGGCaacatttatttcattcttatatGGTCTTGGTGAGGGTGGAATACAAACTCCCTTTCTG taCTTCTTAAGGGCTCGATTTCAATACAACAAAGACGATTTTTCTATTCTAATGCTTATTTGCTACGGCGGGACAACATTTTCTCAA TTAATCGTATTGCCTAAGTTGGCTCATATAGTCAGAGAAGAGACAATACTTTCCTTGGCACTCATAGCTGGTTTTAGCAAT ATGCTAATAGATAGCATTGCATGGGCAGCTTGG GTTCCTTATGTAGGTGCTTTGTTTCCTATGTTTCTCTTCCTAGCAAAACCAGCT TTACAAAGCATTGTTTCAAAACAAGTTGGGCCAAACGAACAG GGAATTGCTCAAGGGTGCATTTCTGGCGTAACCTCCTTTGCAAACATTCTCTCTCCATTTATATTTAGTCCTTTGACAG ATCTTTTCTTATCTGAGAGAGCTCCATTTGATTATCCTGGTTTTAGTATGTTTTGCATCGGCCTTGCTTGG TTGTTAGCAATTATACCTAGCATGATGATAAGCTGGTTTGGTACCTCTAATTCAAGACACATAATCAGGGATGTCCTTTGCTAG
- the LOC125852512 gene encoding 24-methylenesterol C-methyltransferase 2-like, producing MDSLTLICTAALLAAGGLYWFVCFFGSAEVKGKRAVQLTGGSIDKENVQDNYKQYWSFFRSPKEIETADKVPVFVDTFYNLVTDIYEWGWGQSFHFSPSLPGKSNREATRIHEEMAVDLLGVKPGSRILDAGCGVGGPMRAIAAHSKANVVGITINEYQVKRARMHNKKAGLDSLCEVVCGNFLQMPFADNSFDGVYSIEATCHAPNLEEVYQEIYRVLKPGSLYISYEWVTTELYKAEDPEHVEIIHGIERGDALPGLRTYKDIAQVAKKVGFEVVKEKDLAKPPSHPWWTRLKMGRMAYWRNHILVTILAFLGIAPKGTVDVHEMLFVTADYLAQGGEKGIFSPMHMILCRKPAAE from the coding sequence ATGGATTCTCTCACTCTCATTTGTACCGCCGCTCTTCTCGCCGCCGGCGGACTTTACTGGTTCGTTTGCTTTTTTGGCTCCGCCGAGGTTAAGGGTAAACGGGCCGTCCAACTTACCGGCGGCTCCATCGATAAAGAGAATGTCCAAGACAACTATAAACAGTACTGGTCTTTCTTCCGAAGCCCTAAGGAAATCGAAACCGCCGATAAAGTCCCTGTATTCGTAGATACTTTCTATAATCTCGTTACTGATATTTACGAATGGGGTTGGGGTCAGTCTTTTCACTTTTCCCCTTCTCTCCCTGGTAAATCTAACCGTGAGGCTACTCGTATTCACGAGGAAATGGCCGTCGATCTATTAGGTGTGAAGCCCGGGTCCCGCATTCTGGATGCTGGTTGTGGTGTGGGCGGGCCGATGCGGGCTATTGCGGCCCATTCTAAAGCTAATGTGGTTGGAATCACCATTAATGAGTATCAGGTGAAGCGAGCCAGGATGCACAACAAAAAAGCAGGGCTCGATTCACTTTGCGAAGTTGTTTGCGGGAATTTCCTGCAAATGCCTTTTGCAGACAACAGTTTTGACGGAGTTTATTCAATTGAAGCTACATGCCATGCTCCTAACCTTGAAGAAGTGTACCAGGAGATCTACCGGGTGTTAAAACCTGGATCCCTGTACATTTCTTATGAATGGGTTACAACGGAATTGTACAAAGCCGAAGACCCGGAACATGTAGAGATTATCCATGGGATTGAAAGGGGTGATGCTCTGCCAGGGCTGAGAACCTATAAGGATATTGCTCAAGTTGCTAAGAAAGTTGGTTTTGAAGTGGTGAAAGAGAAGGATTTAGCAAAGCCCCCATCACATCCATGGTGGACAAGGCTGAAAATGGGGAGAATGGCCTACTGGAGAAACCACATTTTGGTCACAATTCTTGCATTTCTTGGAATTGCACCAAAAGGAACGGTTGATGTTCACGAGATGCTGTTCGTGACTGCTGATTATTTAGCTCAAGGTGGTGAAAAGGGCATTTTCTCTCCAATGCATATGATTCTCTGTAGAAAACCTGCAGCAGAGTAA